One stretch of Candida orthopsilosis Co 90-125, chromosome 3 draft sequence DNA includes these proteins:
- a CDS encoding deoxyhypusine hydroxylase, producing MSEEVQIKNASLEQLRDVLINKTNDIALADRFRALFNLKSIGSDSDDKEAAHKAIKYIAEAFKDDSELLKHEVAYVLGQTKDLYAATFLRDTLTDKNQQVMVRHEAAEALGALGDVDSLPLLEDYYKNDPSLEIKQTCELAIERIKWENSEQAKTEKLEKSLYESIDPAPPLATDSNTSGVEKLQDILNDQEKPLFERYRAMFRLRDIGTDQACLALASGFDDPSALFKHEIAYVFGQLCNPVTVPSLIKVLKDEREAGMVRHEAAEALGSIATDECLPVLRSFLNDQEQVVRDSAIVALDMYEYENSNELEYATVN from the coding sequence ATGTCAGAAGAAGTTCAAATCAAGAACGCCAGTTTAGAGCAGTTGAGAGATGTCCTCATAAATAAAACCAATGACATTGCCTTGGCTGATAGGTTTAGAGCATTGTTCAACTTAAAATCTATAGGATCAGACAGCGATGATAAGGAAGCTGCTCACAAGGCTATTAAGTACATTGCAGAAGCTTTCAAGGATGACtctgaattgttgaagcaCGAAGTGGCTTACGTTTTAGGTCAAACCAAGGACTTGTATGCTGCTACTTTCTTGAGAGATACTTTGACTGACAAGAACCAACAAGTCATGGTTAGGCATGAAGCAGCCGAGGCTTTGGGAGCTTTGGGGGATGTTGATTCTTTACCATTATTGGAAGATTACTACAAAAACGACCCATCCttggaaatcaaacaaactTGTGAACTAGCCATTGAGAGAATTAAATGGGAGAACTCAGAACAAGCCAAGACTGAAAAATTAGAAAAATCGTTGtatgaatcaattgaccCCGCTCCTCCATTGGCTACCGACTCCAACACATCGGGAGTTGAAAAACTACAggatattttgaatgacCAGGAAAAACCATTATTTGAGAGGTACAGAGCTATGTTTAGATTGAGAGACATTGGCACCGATCAGGCATGTCTTGCGTTGGCTTCTGGTTTCGATGACCCAAGTGCGTTGTTCAAACACGAAATTGCTTACGtttttggtcaattgtGTAATCCTGTTACCGTCCCGTCGTTGATTAAAGTGTTGAAAGACGAGAGAGAAGCTGGTATGGTTAGACACGAGGCTGCTGAAGCCTTGGGTAGTATTGCTACTGATGAATGTTTACCTGTGTTGAGATCTTTCCTCAATGATCAGGAACAAGTGGTAAGAGACTCAGCTATTGTTGCCTTGGACATGTACGAGTATGAAAACTCTAACGAGTTGGAATATGCAACTGTTAATTAG
- a CDS encoding Zcf10 transcription factor (transcription factor with zinc cluster DNA-binding motif): MEHGKDETREPTKRKRIKQACDYCRSKKAKCDGISPSCTNCTTNGENCTYTYSSKRRGLPTGYTHDLEKKVAILQAVIASTIQQRPEFESAIWESLKSQHNLIANLRELNELWNNHSISKYIETVSHQESPALKSFKSVGLLKSETSSGANEDDLGSKLQSPPNSSSNNFVHDHVKQEKVSLLTEQVGTTSTLNNASCTTQVLPHPQPQEHHIPQFANNISTSSGMYETNNFVNDPSLFLNYDIFQFISDEIESSGGAENWEPVALQYHGLSSIISGFTNKAIQQNYKRKPNRKNPFRVGSIFNVSSFAISANLQDKLQLPHEIFQFPPNVRMLVDHYFQIFHVLIPMLDKINIKRQLHHLQSPNSDARQIDCNLVALIWAVVALGEASSNVTGDFSAGLTYAKNSILALENSLTSTIETMQAMLILGLFYYQAGQWDYSWVLISSSSRMAIDVRLMRTATDEESSKYQTSATLNNISRQRTWATVYVINTLLSARMGRSPVVRAADWPIPQIDTDGWEEWDSWEYYHSSESIRLDHGRFLSNFNQFVKIVSILNLAITSTINTTTGVIDDGVVGGKINYDDRKNPSSMTMSNFETKINEFVRNMPDYCRLKEHSNPPPYLAIEGVKQLVWCVLVVRLSSLKGNNDAHEMLIRARNKQYTKAISVLRKVYRPEVVKIIKMYPFVDYFLTMALNFPQMMEFATDHEKVMHCREVRSLLLQNAATSPPMRISVEISQQMNLDQLQFDTPKAQESPTIANLLNSPSNEPQGVEVVGSHSSVTKKEEEEESVVGQRDPGEEDEEVESQARALLTGVNALSPPPGSNGYKDKLSSTPSSARFEEVNEQHQFSVANEPAMQPIQSMQPVQQMQPMQPIQLVQPVQPVQPVQPVQPYQSPLYPGPQKNFQFYQNQHWTPSENNNIQHRH; this comes from the coding sequence ATGGAGCACGGCAAGGACGAGACGCGGGAGCCCaccaaaagaaagaggATAAAACAGGCATGTGATTATTGTCGTTCTAAAAAAGCCAAGTGTGATGGAATATCACCATCATGTACCAACTGTACCACTAATGGTGAGAATTGTACTTATACATACTCTTCCAAAAGGCGAGGATTACCAACTGGGTATACCCACGATCTAGAAAAGAAGGTCGCCATACTTCAGGCAGTGATTGCAAGTACTATACAACAACGCCCAGAATTTGAAAGTGCTATATGGGAGAGTTTAAAAAGTCAACACAACTTGATTGCTAATTTGCGAGAGTTGAATGAGTTATGGAATAACCATTCAATATCCAAGTACATTGAAACTGTTCTGCATCAGGAATCTCCAGCATTGAAGAGCTTCAAAAGTGTAGGGTTACTCAAATCCGAAACATCCAGTGGTGCTAATGAGGATGATTTAGGTAGCAAATTACAGCTGCCACCAAATAGCTCGAGTAATAATTTCGTTCATGACCATGTGAAACAAGAGAAAGTTTCATTATTGACTGAACAAGTTGGGACTACGTCAACATTGAACAACGCCAGCTGCACAACACAAGTACTACCTCATCCACAACCACAAGAACACCATATACCACAGTTTGCAAATAATATATCGACCTCATCAGGAATGTATGAAACCAACAACTTTGTCAACGATCCATCATTATTTTTGAACTACGACATattccaattcatttcCGACGAAATAGAGTCCTCTGGTGGTGCAGAAAACTGGGAGCCAGTTGCATTACAATACCATGGATTATCGTCCATTATATCTGGATTCACAAACAAAGctattcaacaaaactaCAAAAGGAAGCCGAATAGGAAAAATCCTTTTCGAGTAGGATCTATATTCAATGTTTCTTCATTTGCAATTAGTGCTAACCTTCAGGATAAGTTACAACTACCGCATGagattttccaatttcCTCCAAATGTTCGTATGCTTGTAGATCActactttcaaatttttcatgtTTTGATCCCCATGTTGGATAAAATCAACATTAAAAGACAACTACATCACCTCCAGCTGCCAAACAGTGATGCCAGGCAAATTGATTGTAACTTGGTGGCCCTTATATGGGCAGTTGTAGCCCTTGGTGAAGCTAGTTCTAATGTAACAGGTGATTTTTCAGCTGGATTAACCTACGCCAAGAATTCTATTTTAGCCTTGGAAAACTCATTGACATCAACAATCGAGACTATGCAAGCAATGTTGATTTTAGGTTTGTTTTATTACCAAGCAGGTCAATGGGATTATTCATGGGTTTTGATCAGCTCTAGTTCGAGAATGGCCATTGATGTTCGATTAATGAGAACGGCtactgatgaagaaagcagcaaatatcaaacaagCGCTACGTTGAACAACATAAGTAGGCAGAGAACTTGGGCTACTGTTTATGTGATAAATACTTTATTATCAGCAAGGATGGGTCGGTCGCCAGTGGTACGAGCAGCTGATTGGCCCATTCCACAAATAGATACTGATGGTTGGGAGGAATGGGACTCTTGGGAGTATTATCATTCCTCTGAATCCATACGGCTTGATCATGGACGCTTCTtgtccaatttcaaccaatttgtGAAGATTGTATCTATTTTGAATCTCGCTATTACGTCAACAATCAACACAACTACAGGAGTCATTGACGAtggtgttgttggtggGAAAATTAATTATGACGATCGAAAGAACCCCAGTAGTATGACCATGAGCAActttgaaaccaaaattaaTGAATTCGTTCGAAACATGCCCGACTATTGTCGCTTGAAAGAGCATTCCAATCCACCACCATATCTAGCTATTGAAGGAGTCAAACAGTTAGTTTGGTGTGTATTGGTTGTAAGATTGAGCTCGTTAAAAGGAAACAATGATGCACATGAGATGTTGATAAGAGCAAGAAACAAGCAATACACTAAGGCTATCCTGGTGTTGCGTAAAGTCTATAGACCTGAAGTTGTCAAGATTATTAAGATGTatccttttgttgattattttcTAACAATGGCATTGAACTTTCCCCAAATGATGGAATTTGCAACTGATCATGAAAAAGTGATGCATTGTCGTGAAGTTAGAAGCTTGTTACTCCAAAATGCTGCAACTTCACCGCCAATGAGAATCTCGGTTGAAATTTCGCaacaaatgaatttggatcaattgcaatttgaTACACCAAAAGCTCAAGAGAGTCCAACCATCGCtaatttattgaattcaCCGTCTAATGAGCCACAAGGAGTTGAGGTAGTGGGACTGCATTCACTGGTGacaaagaaggaagaagaagaagaaagcGTGGTTGGTCAGCGGGATCCAGGGGAGGAAGATGAGGAAGTCGAAAGTCAAGCTCGTGCATTATTAACTGGTGTTAATGCTTTGAGCCCGCCACCTGGTAGTAATGGATACAAGGACAAATTAAGCTCCACTCCTTCATCTGCTAGGTTTGAAGAAGTGAATGAGCAGCACCAGTTTTCAGTGGCTAATGAGCCCGCAATGCAACCTATTCAGTCGATGCAGCCAGTACAACAGATGCAACCAATGCAACCAATACAACTAGTGCAACCAGTGCAACCAGTGCAACCAGTGCAACCAGTGCAACCATATCAAAGCCCTCTTTATCCTGGACCCCAAAAGAACTTTCAGTTTTATCAAAACCAGCATTGGACTCCGTCCGAGAACAATAACATTCAACATCGACATTAA
- a CDS encoding 20S proteasome assembly protein, which produces MSTSPYIPFDTSRQPDISGSALIVPSISIGNIPQLTIDLIIHTYSLTKIGYLDDLYLYPFASPIDYVNSPSELGINHAIEVYHSSELNITVVQQRSPIIPTYTPTFIQQVLVPFITTNHFESVLILNSSDAGLVESVNSGDIKLYDTEDLISSNLENLSLSTSLFESNDPKDRESERNSRFVTELVKAIISYNGENSSKSINIKVLVSYVYEGDNFYDAEKSATKLRETLQLQNQGDGPVDKWIKPVSWLGVYGDKSVPNAMEEGIFG; this is translated from the coding sequence ATGTCGACTTCTCCATATATTCCCTTTGACACCAGCAGGCAGCCTGATATATCCGGCTCAGCTTTAATTGTtccatcaatatcaattggaaatattCCCCAACTAACTATTGATTTAATTATTCATACATACTCATTAACCAAGATTGGGTATTTAGATGACTTGTATCTTTATCCATTTGCTTCACCAATTGACTACGTCAATTCGCCTTCAGAACTAGGCATAAATCATGCCATTGAAGTTTACCACTCGTCTGAGTTAAATATCACGGTTGTGCAGCAACGAAGCCCAATCATACCTACTTATACGCCTACttttattcaacaagtacTTGTACCGTTCataacaacaaatcatttCGAAAGTGTTCTTATTTTGAACTCCTCAGATGCTGGATTAGTGGAAAGTGTCAATAGTGGAGATATCAAACTATACGATACCGAAGATTTGATTAGTTCAAACTTGGAAAATTTGTCACTATCCACTTCATTATTCGAATCAAATGACCCAAAGGATAGAGAAAGCGAGAGGAATTCACGATTTGTCACCGAATTGGTCAAGGCAATCATATCTTACAACGGTGAAAATAGTTCGAAATCGATTAACATTAAAGTTCTTGTTAGTTATGTTTATGAAGGTGACAATTTTTATGATGCTGAAAAGTCAGCCACTAAGTTACGAGAAACTTTACAACTACAGAACCAGGGTGATGGTCCAGTTGATAAGTGGATTAAGCCAGTTAGCTGGTTGGGTGTATATGGTGATAAGTCAGTGCCAAACGCAATGGAAGAAGGTATATTTGGTTGA
- a CDS encoding Tpk2 catalytic subunit of cAMP-dependent protein kinase (PKA), isoform of Tpk1p, whose translation MPNILKKLYRNYQEHQHPSHEPSPTYNQDKSMESFHQSHPGEQINHPGPAQAAMSNTNVSSTTTANVTQAEQQQQQSPQQQQFQQQEQNAQQQEVQLQQSQQQHQQNVPKSAADEAIQRSLLPQRSTVSKGKYSLNDFSIMRTLGTGSFGRVHLVRSVHNGRYYAIKVLKKQQVVKMKQVEHTNDERKMLKLIEHPFLIRMWGTFQDSRNLFMVMDYIEGGELFSLLRKSQRFPNPVAKFYAAEVTLALEYLHSHDIIYRDLKPENILLDRNGHIKITDFGFAKEVSTVTWTLCGTPDYIAPEVITTKPYNKSVDWWSLGVLIFEMLAGYTPFYDSTPMKTYEKILAGKIHYPSFFQPDEIDLLSKLITADLTRRLGNLINGPADIRNHPWFKEVVWEKLLAKDIETPYEPPITAGVGDSSLFDHYPEEQLDYGEQGEDPYGQYFLDF comes from the coding sequence ATGCCTAATATCTTGAAGAAGTTATATCGCAATTACCAGGAACATCAACACCCTTCGCACGAGCCTTCCCCCACTTACAATCAAGACAAGTCAATGGAATCATTTCATCAGCTGCATCCTGGTGAGCAGATCAACCACCCCGGCCCTGCTCAAGCTGCAATGAGTAATACCAATGTAAGTTCGACAACAACAGCTAATGTGACGCAAGCAgaacaacagcaacaacagctgccacaacagcaacaatttcaacaacaggaGCAAAATGCCCAACAACAGGAGGTGCAACTCCAACAGctgcaacaacagcatcaacaaaatgtaCCAAAATCCGCTGCTGACGAGGCGATTCAAAGATCCTTGCTACCACAAAGATCTACTGTGAGTAAAGGCAAATATTCGTTAAAcgatttttcaataatgagGACATTAGGAACTGGTTCATTTGGTAGAGTTCATTTGGTGAGATCAGTTCATAATGGAAGATATTACGCAATCAAGgtgttgaaaaaacaacaagttgTTAAAATGAAGCAAGTTGAGCATACTAATGATGAGCGTAAGATgttaaagttgattgaacaTCCCTTTTTGATAAGAATGTGGGGCACGTTTCAAGATTCACGAAACTTGTTTATGGTGATGGATTACATTGAAGGTGGtgaattgttttcattgttgagaaAATCACAACGGTTCCCCAACCCCGTGGCAAAATTCTATGCTGCTGAAGTGACATTGGCTTTGGAATACTTACATAGTCATGATATCATTTATCGAGACTTGAAGCCAGAAAATATCTTGTTGGACAGAAATGGACATATAAAGATTACagattttggttttgctAAAGAAGTTAGTACAGTCACTTGGACATTGTGTGGAACACCCGATTACATTGCTCCTGAAGTTATCACCACAAAACCATATAACAAATCTGTAGATTGGTGGAGTCTTGGTGTTTTGATCTTTGAAATGTTGGCAGGGTATACTCCCTTTTACGATTCCACACCAATGAAGACGtatgaaaagattttggCAGGCAAGATTCATTATCCAAGTTTTTTCCAACCTGATGAGATTGATCTTTTGTCGAAGTTGATAACGGCAGATTTGACCAGAAGATTGGGTAACTTGATAAATGGACCTGCTGATATAAGAAATCATCCCTGGTTCAAAGAAGTGGTGTGGGAGAAATTGTTGGCTAAGGATATTGAAACGCCTTATGAACCACCAATCACTGCTGGTGTCGGtgattcatcattatttgACCATTACCCCGAAGAACAGCTCGACTACGGAGAGCAAGGAGAGGATCCATATGGTCAATATTTCCTCGATTTTTAG
- a CDS encoding Rpb9 protein (S. cerevisiae homolog RPB9 has role initiation from RNA polymerase II promoter, transcription-coupled nucleotide-excision repair and localizes to DNA-directed RNA polymerase II, core complex), giving the protein MASFRFCAECNNMLYPKEDKEDQRLLYACRNCGYTELAENPKVYRHELMTNIGATAGVVEDIGNDPTLPRSDKECTRCGNRDCVFFQSQQRRKDTSMILFFVCLECKNVFQA; this is encoded by the coding sequence ATGGCATCTTTCAGATTCTGCGCAGAGTGCAATAACATGTTGTACCCAAAGGAGGACAAAGAGGATCAACGTCTACTCTATGCATGTCGAAATTGTGGATATACCGAATTAGCAGAAAACCCCAAAGTGTATCGTCACGAATTAATGACTAACATCGGTGCCACTGctggtgttgttgaagatatcGGCAATGATCCAACTTTACCCCGAAGTGATAAAGAATGTACCCGTTGTGGGAACCGCGATTGTGTGTTTTTCCAATCACAACAAAGGCGTAAAGATACAAGTatgattttgttctttgtaTGTTTAGAGTGCAAGAACGTTTTTCAAGCATAG
- a CDS encoding Mnp1 protein (S. cerevisiae homolog MNP1 has role aerobic respiration and localizes to mitochondrion), which translates to MSVIRQAIARSLRATPINRSPSFITSIRFNTTSAESSSPVDPKITQIVDQISTLTLLETSQLVNELKSRLNISDIALPIAGGAAGGAAQQAAPAEEEETKQPVEEKTMFAVKLESFDAKAKPKVIKEVKGLLGLSLVESKKFVESAPKVLKENVAKEDAEKIKATLEGLGAKVVLE; encoded by the coding sequence ATGTCAGTCATTCGTCAAGCCATAGCACGTAGCCTTAGAGCCACCCCAATCAATAGGTCACCATCATTCATAACATCCATCAGATTCAACACCACCTCTGCcgaatcatcatcaccgGTAGATCCAAAAATAAcccaaattgttgatcaaatctCCACATTAACCCTTTTAGAAACTTCACAATTAgtcaatgaattgaaatcgAGACTTAACATCAGTGATATCGCATTACCAATAGCTGGTGGTGCTGCTGGCGGAGCCGCACAACAAGCTGCCCCagctgaagaagaagaaaccaaacaaccagttgaagaaaagacCATGTTTGCTGTTAAATTAGAAAGCTTTGATGCTAAAGCCAAACCAAAGGTTATTAAAGAAGTTAAAGGGTTATTGGGATTGAGTTTAGTTGAAAGTAAGAAATTTGTTGAGAGTGCACCAAAAGTATTGAAGGAAAATGTCGCAAAAGAGGATGCTGAAAAGATAAAGGCTACATTAGAGGGATTAGGAGCTAAGGTTGTTTTGGAGTAA